The nucleotide sequence CGACGTCGTCGTCGACACCAGCACTGTCGTCAAGTGGTACATTCCCGAACAGTATCACGAACAGGCTCGAGCACTCCGTGACGATTTCCTCAACGGCAAACACGACCTGTGCGCACCGGCGCTCATGCCCTTCGAGGCGGTCAATGCACTCAACTACAGCGGCCACTACGATGGCGAGCGGCTCCACGAGGCCGCAACCTCGCTCGACAACTACGGTATCGAACTCGTCTCGTTCGGGTCAGTCGGCCCCATCGCGGAGGTCACGACCGCCGTTGACATCACGGCCTACGACGCTGCCTACGTCGCACTCGCCGTCGAACGAGATGCGACAGCCTACACCGCCGATGGGGATCTCTTGCAGGAGTTAGACGGAAGTGAGTATGAGGACACCGTCGCCCACATCCAGACCTACTGAGCGGTGAGTTGTGTTCTCTTCTGCATACACCCTGCGTATTCAGCACGCCACTCCTCCCTGGTGCTAGGGATTCCAACAGAGCCGGACTGCCGTCACACCGCACGACTGTGTCCGGTCGTATCGACAGAGCGTGCCAGCAGGCTGTCCGAGTCACCGAACGACGGTCACGCTGACCGGCGCCTCGCCGACGACGGCCGTCGCGGTGGTGCCGAGCAGGCGGCGCGCGACCCGCCCCCGCTCGCCGCCGTGACCACCCATCACCACGTGGTCGACGTCGTGGTCCTCGACGAACTCGAGGACCGTCTCGGCCGGTTCGCCGGTCTCGACGGCCGTTTCGACCGTCTGGCCGGCCGCTTCGGCCCGCTCGCGGGCGTCCTCGACGACCCGCTCGGCCCGCTCGCGTGCCGCCGCGAGCCGGTCCTCGTCGGTCTCTATCA is from Salinirussus salinus and encodes:
- a CDS encoding type II toxin-antitoxin system VapC family toxin, encoding MADVVVDTSTVVKWYIPEQYHEQARALRDDFLNGKHDLCAPALMPFEAVNALNYSGHYDGERLHEAATSLDNYGIELVSFGSVGPIAEVTTAVDITAYDAAYVALAVERDATAYTADGDLLQELDGSEYEDTVAHIQTY
- a CDS encoding universal stress protein — protein: MAPSHVLVPMDGSPLSDDALEHALETFDCRVTVLNVVTSLDEGMSESGLIETDEDRLAAARERAERVVEDARERAEAAGQTVETAVETGEPAETVLEFVEDHDVDHVVMGGHGGERGRVARRLLGTTATAVVGEAPVSVTVVR